The proteins below are encoded in one region of Ferruginibacter lapsinanis:
- a CDS encoding ATP-dependent helicase: MLSYLDELNEPQKEAVLHKDGPIIIIAGAGSGKTKVLTTRIAHLMGYHGIDAFNILALTFTNKAAKEMKERVERVLGNSEARNLYIGTFHSVFARILRAEANKLGYPNNFTIYDTDDAKSVIKTVINELELDDKQYKPNTVYNRISSAKNSLISPEEYAKDYSIQQEDARANRPATARIYDAYAKRCFKNGAMDFDDLLMKMYVLLKNFPEALSKYQRKFKYIMVDEYQDTNTSQYEIMKLLGAMHENVCVVGDDAQSIYSFRGATIENILQFERDYDNVKVVKLEQNYRSTKSILNVANEIIGNNKNQLPKKLWTDKTDGDKIKLVRTATDNEEGKFVADTIQEEKLRNHFFNNEFAILYRTNAQSRAYEESLRRMNIPYRIYGGLSFYQRKEVKDLIAYLRIVVNPNDEEALKRIINYPTRGIGKTTIERAVLAANTNGVTLWEVLEKAAMYGYKAGTLEAINDFVTMIKMFQSELEKKNAYDLAFLVGKNSGVVKELFNDKTTEGLARYENTQELLNSIKEFTETPMNEEDGEVGDKSLGSYLQQITLLTDTDNDKDDADSVKLMTIHAAKGLEFSCVFVGGLEETLFPSGMSINTREELEEERRLFYVAITRAKKKLWLTYANARYRFGQLQQNEPSRFIDEMPEEYVDRSFAGGGIRNQSSNGARQWGNATANNYWAAKKPETQRTEDKSKPAYLVPTRPQTKEHTPSADFTASDTSNLQAGQKVEHQKFGFGEVLKMEGAAHNPIATVKFELNGEKKIMLNYAKLRIVD, encoded by the coding sequence ATGTTGAGTTATTTAGATGAATTGAATGAACCGCAAAAAGAAGCGGTATTACATAAAGACGGCCCTATCATCATCATTGCCGGCGCCGGTAGCGGAAAAACAAAGGTACTGACCACTCGTATTGCTCATCTGATGGGGTATCATGGAATAGATGCATTTAATATTCTGGCACTTACATTTACCAACAAAGCGGCAAAAGAAATGAAGGAAAGGGTAGAAAGAGTATTGGGTAACAGCGAAGCAAGAAACTTATACATTGGTACTTTTCACAGCGTATTTGCAAGAATATTAAGAGCTGAAGCCAATAAGCTTGGATATCCAAACAATTTTACCATCTATGATACAGATGATGCCAAAAGTGTAATAAAAACTGTTATCAACGAATTAGAACTTGACGACAAGCAATACAAACCGAATACAGTTTACAACAGGATATCTTCAGCTAAAAACAGTTTGATCAGTCCCGAAGAGTATGCCAAAGACTATTCCATTCAACAAGAGGATGCCAGGGCCAACCGACCTGCTACCGCACGTATTTACGATGCCTATGCAAAACGTTGTTTTAAGAATGGTGCCATGGATTTTGATGACTTGTTGATGAAAATGTACGTGTTACTGAAGAATTTTCCTGAAGCATTGAGTAAATATCAACGCAAGTTCAAGTATATTATGGTAGATGAGTACCAGGATACCAACACTTCCCAGTATGAGATAATGAAATTATTGGGAGCCATGCATGAAAATGTTTGTGTAGTGGGTGATGATGCTCAGAGTATTTACAGTTTCAGAGGTGCTACCATCGAAAACATTTTACAGTTTGAAAGAGATTATGATAATGTAAAAGTGGTCAAGCTGGAACAAAATTACCGCAGCACCAAAAGCATATTGAATGTAGCCAATGAAATTATCGGCAATAATAAAAATCAATTACCTAAAAAATTATGGACCGATAAAACAGATGGCGATAAAATTAAATTGGTACGCACCGCCACCGATAATGAAGAAGGGAAATTTGTAGCAGATACGATACAGGAAGAAAAATTACGCAATCATTTTTTTAATAATGAGTTCGCTATCTTATATCGTACCAATGCTCAAAGCCGGGCTTATGAAGAAAGCCTTCGGAGGATGAATATCCCTTACCGTATTTATGGCGGCTTATCTTTTTACCAACGCAAAGAGGTAAAAGATCTGATCGCTTACCTAAGAATAGTTGTAAACCCAAATGATGAAGAAGCTTTAAAACGTATCATCAATTATCCTACAAGAGGTATTGGTAAAACAACGATCGAACGGGCTGTACTGGCAGCCAATACAAATGGAGTAACGCTTTGGGAAGTGCTGGAAAAAGCTGCTATGTATGGATATAAAGCAGGGACACTGGAGGCCATTAACGACTTTGTTACAATGATCAAAATGTTTCAGAGCGAATTAGAGAAAAAGAATGCATACGACCTGGCTTTTTTAGTAGGTAAGAATTCCGGTGTGGTGAAAGAATTGTTTAACGACAAAACTACAGAAGGGTTAGCAAGATATGAGAATACGCAGGAGTTGTTAAACTCTATTAAAGAGTTCACTGAAACTCCAATGAATGAAGAAGACGGCGAAGTGGGAGATAAAAGTCTTGGTTCGTATTTGCAACAAATCACTTTACTAACGGACACAGATAACGATAAAGACGATGCCGATAGTGTAAAACTAATGACCATACATGCGGCAAAAGGGTTGGAGTTTAGCTGTGTGTTTGTTGGTGGATTGGAAGAAACGCTATTCCCAAGCGGTATGAGCATTAATACAAGAGAAGAACTGGAAGAAGAACGCCGGTTATTTTATGTAGCTATCACAAGGGCTAAGAAAAAATTATGGCTAACCTACGCCAATGCCCGTTATCGTTTTGGCCAGCTGCAACAAAATGAGCCCAGCCGTTTTATTGACGAAATGCCAGAGGAATACGTTGACAGAAGCTTTGCCGGCGGGGGTATCAGAAACCAATCATCTAATGGAGCAAGGCAGTGGGGCAACGCCACAGCTAATAATTATTGGGCAGCAAAAAAACCGGAAACACAAAGAACAGAAGACAAAAGCAAACCTGCTTATCTTGTTCCTACACGTCCACAAACAAAAGAACATACGCCTTCGGCAGATTTTACCGCCAGTGATACCAGTAATTTACAAGCAGGCCAAAAAGTAGAACATCAGAAATTTGGTTTTGGAGAAGTGTTGAAAATGGAAGGTGCTGCACATAATCCAATTGCAACAGTGAAGTTTGAATTGAATGGAGAAAAGAAGATCATGTTAAATTATGCAAAATTGAGGATTGTGGACTAG
- a CDS encoding SGNH/GDSL hydrolase family protein: MQPNLLHVIFVNVFMLRILSLLLMNVFFSCEKQNVVAPPMDITNDTTITTPAKKDTIFSYLALGDSYTIGQAVQVAERYPVQATQLLFNDSIQLYAPEIIAQTGWTTSNLLSRINTSPPLKSTYDIVTLLIGVNNQYQGLSQSQYQREFTTLLNKAIQFANNNSKHVIVLSIPDYSVTPYAERADKMKIAMEIDAFNAINKEISLAKGVAYLDVTTSTRMASTDRSLIADDGLHPSGKEYAKWAVWLAPIIKNALKN; this comes from the coding sequence ATGCAACCAAACCTTTTACATGTTATTTTCGTTAATGTATTTATGCTCCGCATATTATCTTTGCTGTTAATGAATGTTTTTTTCTCCTGTGAGAAGCAAAATGTTGTAGCGCCCCCTATGGATATTACCAACGATACTACGATAACAACGCCTGCTAAAAAGGATACGATCTTCTCTTATTTAGCTTTAGGAGATTCGTATACGATCGGACAAGCTGTGCAGGTAGCAGAACGGTATCCGGTTCAAGCAACGCAATTATTATTTAATGACAGCATACAATTGTATGCTCCGGAAATAATAGCACAAACGGGATGGACTACCTCCAATCTTTTGAGCAGGATCAACACCAGCCCTCCTTTAAAAAGCACCTATGATATAGTTACTTTATTGATAGGAGTAAACAATCAGTACCAGGGGCTTAGTCAGAGCCAATATCAAAGAGAGTTTACCACCTTACTCAATAAAGCCATACAATTTGCCAATAACAATAGCAAACATGTAATAGTGTTATCTATCCCGGATTACAGCGTAACACCTTATGCAGAAAGGGCTGATAAAATGAAAATTGCAATGGAAATAGATGCATTCAATGCCATCAATAAAGAGATCTCCCTGGCTAAAGGGGTTGCTTATCTTGATGTGACTACATCTACAAGAATGGCATCTACAGATAGAAGTTTAATTGCTGATGACGGATTGCATCCTTCTGGAAAAGAGTATGCTAAATGGGCTGTTTGGTTGGCGCCTATAATAAAGAATGCATTAAAAAACTGA
- a CDS encoding AAA family ATPase, whose protein sequence is MIKKIVVIGPESTGKSTLCEQLAAHYKTVWVREYAREYLLANGTNYTFENLLDIAKGQVAGEESAMSNEQEAMGNGQWTMNHQLLFIDTDMYVMKVWCEFVFGKCHNWILDQITERKYDLYLLCNVDLPWVKDELREYPDLESREKLYHFYKDLMVNQETPWVDISGNYEERLQKAINAVDTIL, encoded by the coding sequence ATGATCAAAAAGATAGTTGTTATCGGCCCGGAGAGTACAGGTAAAAGTACATTGTGTGAGCAACTTGCAGCACATTACAAAACTGTGTGGGTAAGGGAATATGCAAGGGAATACTTGTTGGCTAATGGCACCAATTATACTTTTGAAAATTTACTAGATATCGCTAAGGGACAGGTTGCCGGAGAAGAAAGTGCAATGAGCAACGAGCAAGAGGCAATGGGCAATGGGCAATGGACAATGAACCATCAACTACTCTTCATCGATACAGATATGTATGTGATGAAAGTATGGTGTGAATTTGTTTTTGGAAAATGTCATAACTGGATACTTGATCAGATCACCGAAAGAAAATATGACCTCTACCTGCTTTGTAATGTAGATCTGCCATGGGTAAAAGATGAACTGAGAGAGTACCCTGATCTGGAAAGCAGAGAAAAACTGTATCATTTTTATAAAGACCTGATGGTAAATCAGGAAACGCCCTGGGTTGATATCAGTGGTAATTATGAAGAAAGATTGCAAAAAGCAATAAATGCAGTTGATACCATTTTGTGA
- a CDS encoding NifU family protein, which translates to MIKTGNTIISIYTEMTPNPETMKFVANKLLYPGKSIDFADEASSAPSPLAQELFTFPFIRSVFIASNFITLTKTNESDNWDDVIPTIKQFLKEYLEDGKPVVNEEAVAAMKTESSNEVSADDDDVVKRIKELLENYVKPAVEMDGGAIQFKSYEAGRVNLMLQGSCSGCPSSMITLKAGIEGMMKRMIPEVTEVVAEAE; encoded by the coding sequence ATGATAAAAACAGGCAATACAATCATCAGCATTTATACAGAAATGACCCCAAACCCCGAAACAATGAAGTTTGTTGCAAACAAACTATTGTACCCGGGCAAGAGCATTGATTTTGCAGATGAAGCAAGTTCAGCACCATCGCCGTTGGCGCAGGAGTTATTTACATTCCCTTTCATCAGATCGGTTTTTATAGCAAGTAATTTTATTACACTTACTAAAACCAATGAAAGTGATAATTGGGATGATGTAATCCCTACCATTAAACAGTTTTTGAAAGAATACTTGGAAGATGGTAAACCTGTAGTAAACGAAGAAGCGGTTGCAGCAATGAAAACTGAAAGCAGTAATGAAGTTTCTGCAGATGATGATGATGTAGTAAAACGTATTAAAGAATTGTTGGAAAATTATGTAAAACCTGCAGTTGAAATGGATGGCGGTGCTATTCAGTTTAAAAGCTATGAAGCAGGCAGAGTAAATTTAATGTTACAAGGAAGTTGCAGTGGCTGCCCTTCTTCAATGATCACATTAAAAGCAGGTATTGAAGGTATGATGAAAAGAATGATACCTGAAGTAACAGAAGTTGTTGCAGAAGCAGAATAA
- the pnuC gene encoding nicotinamide riboside transporter PnuC → MTITEIYHQLIEGIKNTTWVEFLAVVFGIISVIFSRSENILVYPTGLVNTILYTYMCYAWWNLKGEASLNLYYTVMSIYGWWMWSRHKKNSTEKEIHITASDKKEWLITILFFAVCWAVLFIVLKKYTASNVPIADSFASASAYTAMWLMAKKKIENWTWWTITNTASIPLYFYKHAVFTSFQYIIFLILGVMGYIAWKKKIKENSLSNM, encoded by the coding sequence ATGACAATTACCGAGATATACCATCAGCTTATTGAAGGCATAAAAAATACAACCTGGGTAGAATTTCTGGCAGTTGTATTCGGCATAATCAGTGTCATATTTTCCAGAAGTGAAAATATCCTGGTTTATCCAACGGGCCTTGTTAACACGATCTTATACACTTACATGTGTTATGCCTGGTGGAATTTAAAAGGTGAGGCCAGCCTCAATTTATATTATACAGTAATGAGTATTTATGGTTGGTGGATGTGGAGTCGGCATAAAAAAAATTCTACCGAAAAGGAAATTCATATTACTGCATCCGATAAAAAAGAATGGTTGATCACCATTTTATTTTTTGCCGTTTGTTGGGCAGTGTTGTTTATTGTGTTGAAAAAATATACCGCTAGTAATGTGCCTATCGCCGATTCTTTTGCATCGGCATCTGCGTATACAGCCATGTGGTTGATGGCAAAAAAGAAAATAGAGAACTGGACATGGTGGACCATTACCAATACTGCTTCTATTCCTTTGTATTTTTACAAACATGCCGTATTTACAAGTTTTCAATACATTATATTTTTAATACTGGGAGTGATGGGATATATTGCCTGGAAAAAGAAAATAAAAGAGAATAGTTTATCTAATATGTAA
- the corA gene encoding magnesium/cobalt transporter CorA, whose product MPSNKYLSYLLNPLELLRTKKVLQVNPTVVPSREEPEAIKIFVYDFDAHDIAVRELDKVSDCFSFIDSPKVTWINVDGLRKVDVESICNHYGIHYLIIEDILSIGQRPKMDDMEGLVFCVLNMLYFNEKDSSIESEQISIVLGKNFVISFQEDAQRDVFNPLREKLKINLSKVRANKADFLFYSLIDLIVDNYFVVMEKFGEKIELLEEDILRNADTRSLAKINILRKEMIVLKRSIAPVRELVNGILRSENELIEERTEKYFKDVYDHIVQANDLCENYRDMMMNLHDLYLNNVNLKMNEVMKVMAVVTCLLAPATVIGGIFGMNFEQIPLLHNKWGFFISVALMLFIPIVMIRAFRRRGWF is encoded by the coding sequence ATGCCAAGTAACAAATATCTTTCGTATTTACTAAATCCATTGGAGTTACTGCGTACTAAAAAAGTATTACAGGTAAATCCTACCGTTGTACCATCCAGGGAAGAGCCGGAAGCGATCAAAATTTTTGTGTACGATTTTGATGCACATGATATTGCTGTAAGGGAATTAGATAAAGTTTCAGATTGTTTTTCATTTATCGACTCTCCAAAAGTTACTTGGATCAATGTAGATGGATTGCGGAAAGTGGATGTAGAGTCTATCTGCAATCATTACGGCATACATTATTTGATCATAGAAGATATTCTGAGTATTGGGCAAAGGCCTAAAATGGATGACATGGAAGGGCTGGTATTTTGTGTGTTGAACATGCTTTATTTTAATGAAAAGGATTCTTCCATAGAAAGTGAGCAGATCAGTATTGTATTAGGAAAAAATTTTGTAATCAGTTTTCAGGAAGATGCACAGAGGGATGTGTTTAATCCGCTAAGAGAAAAACTAAAGATCAATCTTAGTAAAGTAAGAGCGAATAAAGCTGATTTTTTATTTTACTCTTTAATAGATCTGATCGTAGATAATTACTTTGTAGTGATGGAAAAGTTTGGAGAGAAAATAGAATTACTGGAAGAAGATATTTTACGCAATGCAGATACCAGGAGTTTGGCCAAAATAAATATTTTACGCAAAGAAATGATCGTACTTAAAAGAAGCATTGCCCCGGTAAGAGAACTGGTGAATGGTATTTTGAGAAGTGAGAATGAATTGATAGAAGAAAGAACAGAAAAATATTTTAAAGATGTATATGATCATATAGTTCAGGCAAATGATCTGTGTGAAAACTATCGTGATATGATGATGAACTTACATGATCTGTACCTGAATAATGTAAATTTAAAGATGAATGAAGTGATGAAAGTGATGGCGGTGGTTACGTGTTTGCTGGCACCAGCTACTGTGATAGGAGGTATTTTCGGGATGAACTTTGAACAGATACCTTTATTGCACAACAAATGGGGATTCTTTATTTCTGTAGCCTTGATGCTTTTTATTCCGATAGTGATGATAAGGGCATTCAGAAGAAGAGGATGGTTTTAG
- a CDS encoding DNA-3-methyladenine glycosylase I has translation MSYCDAMKYMKAEDLAVHKKYHDTQYGFPIEDDNELFCRLILEINQAGLSWSTILKKEATFRKAYHQFNIKKVAAYKEKDIERLLNDAGIIRNKLKVNAAIENAKTILVLQKEFGSFKNWLAHHHPKSKAEWTLLFKKTFRFTGGEIVNEFLMSAGYLPGAHDESCPIHKKVLKAKPHWNKKK, from the coding sequence ATGAGTTACTGCGATGCGATGAAATATATGAAAGCAGAAGACCTTGCTGTTCATAAAAAATATCATGACACACAATACGGTTTTCCAATTGAAGACGATAATGAGTTATTCTGCCGATTGATATTGGAGATCAATCAGGCGGGCTTAAGCTGGAGCACTATTTTGAAAAAAGAAGCAACTTTCAGAAAAGCATATCATCAATTCAACATTAAAAAAGTAGCTGCATATAAAGAAAAGGATATCGAACGCTTATTGAATGACGCCGGCATCATCCGTAATAAATTAAAAGTAAATGCAGCAATAGAAAATGCTAAAACCATTTTAGTATTGCAAAAGGAATTTGGATCATTTAAGAACTGGTTGGCGCATCATCACCCAAAATCAAAAGCAGAGTGGACCTTGCTATTTAAAAAAACTTTTCGTTTTACCGGAGGTGAAATTGTAAATGAATTTTTAATGAGTGCTGGTTATTTACCAGGAGCACATGATGAAAGTTGCCCAATACACAAGAAAGTATTGAAAGCAAAACCACATTGGAATAAGAAAAAATAA
- a CDS encoding DUF2891 domain-containing protein: MKNSLFAVLCLLFFSAAAQKNKFYTANADSTNFSLTPEGGEHWLASFAVYALSN, translated from the coding sequence ATGAAAAATTCACTATTTGCTGTTTTGTGTTTACTCTTTTTTTCTGCAGCAGCACAAAAAAACAAATTCTATACAGCAAATGCCGATAGCACGAATTTTTCTCTGACACCTGAAGGCGGCGAACATTGGTTGGCAAGCTTTGCCGTTTATGCACTTTCAAATTAA